One Triticum dicoccoides isolate Atlit2015 ecotype Zavitan chromosome 4B, WEW_v2.0, whole genome shotgun sequence genomic window carries:
- the LOC119290844 gene encoding hsp70 nucleotide exchange factor FES1-like — protein sequence MAGDRMSWARLLKWSLSYMDGARPSRDISEEEQRWLAEAVERHMAEDVVGRLREIALLMRTPLSVLEAQGITPEDIEDLLAELQVHVESIDIANDLHSVGGLVPVIRYLRNTNARIRAKAADVVTTVVQNNPTSQQLVMEASGFEPLVSNFTSDPDLTARIKALGALSSLIRNNKPGVAAFRLANGYAGLRDALNTESARFQRKALSLTHYLLSESHSDCSVFAQLGFPRLMMRLVSSDDSGVREAALGGLLELAKDTTLGNRSLLAEQDRLRRLLWGRIQSIRMMAPEDLDAAREERQLVDSLWITCYHEPSTLHREGLVVLPGEESFEQPPDVAGRFFEPLRRAPLQRAPPSPDERSDPGNGTVGGIMLLLGPAPGNSE from the exons ATGGCCGGGGATCGGATGAGCTGGGCGAGGCTGCTCAAATGGAGCCTCTCCTACATGGACGGCGCGCGGCCTTCTCGCGACATCAG TGAGGAGGAGCAGAGGTGGCTGGCGGAGGCGGTGGAGCGGCACATGGCGGAGGACGTGGTGGGCCGCCTGAGGGAGATCGCGCTGCTGATGAGAACCCCGCTCTCCGTCCTGGAGGCGCAGGGCATCACACCCGAGGACATCGAAG ATTTACTCGCAGAGCTGCAAGTACATGTCGAGTCTATCGACATAGCAAATG ATCTGCATTCTGTTGGTGGCTTGGTTCCAGTTATTAGGTACCTCAGAAATACTAATGCACGCATCCGAGCCAAAGCAGCTGATGTGGTAACAACGGTTGTTCAAAACAATCCGACTAGCCAGCAGCTGGTCATGGAAGCTAGTGGTTTTGAGCCACTTGTATCAAATTTTACATCAGATCCTGATCTCACTGCACGCATAAAGGCTCTTGGTGCACTATCCT CCTTGATTCGGAACAACAAACCAGGAGTTGCTGCATTTCGTCTAGCCAATGGATACGCAGGACTGAGAGACGCTTTAAATACAGAGAGTGCAAGGTTTCAGAG GAAAGCACTAAGCCTGACTCATTATCTACTCAGCGAAAGCCATTCCGATTGCTCGGTGTTTGCACAGCTTGGGTTTCCTCGCCTTATGATGCGTTTGGTATCCAGTGATGACTCTGGTGTTCGAGAAGCAGCATTAGGAGGCCTGCTTGAGCTTGCAAAGGACACAACACTGGGGAATAGGAGTTTACTAGCAGAGCAGGACAGGCTACGGCGGCTTCTCTGGGGGCGTATACAGAGCATAAGGATGATGGCTCCTGAAGATCTTGATGCTGCACGAGAGGAAAGGCAACTCGTCGACTCATTGTGGATTACATGTTACCACGAGCCATCCACACTTCACCGGGAAGGACTTGTGGTTCTGCCTGGAGAGGAATCTTTTGAACAACCTCCTGATGTGGCTGGTAGATTCTTCGAGCCACTGCGCCGAGCTCCATTGCAGAGGGCACCTCCTAGTCCTGATGAGAGATCAGATCCAGGAAATGGAACTGTGGGAGGAATTATGCTGCTTCTAGGTCCAGCACCAGGTAACTCGGAGTAA